Proteins from one Clostridia bacterium genomic window:
- the mutS gene encoding DNA mismatch repair protein MutS, with the protein MGKFILEDLLNENISPMMKQYIELKLKNKDKIIFYRLGDFYEMFFDDAILTSKLLELTLTGRDCGLTERAPMCGVPHHSVSGYIGKLTSLGYKVAICEQVEDLKDKKGIVKREIVRVITPGTVTDTDVLSEKSNNFLCSVYGDEKGVCMVFSDVSTGELDIINPIMESEYAYKIISELSKYSPKEILINKKLAQNEKLLKEISLRYSPYINSIDEEDYDNNNGIKIIKSKFTDYELGKTNILNYKQSVNALSKMIEYLCETQFNELKHVSKFECYNEEDFAHIDISTKRNLELTGTLRDNNKQGSLIGILDKTSTSMGARLLKQYIEMPLKSYVHIALRHGAVEELLEKREVREEIIKKLDFVYDIERLASRVSYKSANGRDLVALRKSFGCVPEIRSILSKCTSTLLKEIYEELDPLTDGVDILDRALNEAQPLSVKEGGLIKDGYNEKLDELRRAMREGKEWILQIENQEREKTGIKNLKISFNKVFGYYIEVTKSYLNMVPDYFVRKQTLANCERYITSKLKDIESLVIGAEDKSINLEYELFAEIREEMYKRLERIQKTAKALAKLDVLCSFATVAFKNHYVKPTLSSDGKIIIKEGRHPVVEKVVTTGAFIPNDTYLDMTDNIFSIITGPNMAGKSTYMRQVALITLMSQIGSFVPARSATLPVVDKIFTRVGASDDLASGQSTFMVEMSEVSNILKNATKDSLVILDEIGRGTSTFDGLSIAWSVVEYILKKIGAKTLFATHYHELTVLEEKLKGVKNYQVAVKKRGDDITFLRKIIEGGTDDSYGIEVALLAGVPNDVVKRAREIVKVLESKDLAIDEITLKNMPEPKKEDDTQIGFVNMANDNIVKTLKGIDVTTLTPVEALNILYDLSNKVKEL; encoded by the coding sequence ATGGGGAAATTCATACTGGAAGATTTATTAAATGAAAATATATCTCCGATGATGAAGCAGTATATTGAGTTAAAGTTAAAGAATAAGGATAAAATAATTTTTTATCGTTTAGGGGACTTTTACGAAATGTTCTTTGACGATGCAATTCTTACATCCAAACTTTTAGAACTTACTTTAACAGGCAGAGACTGCGGACTTACAGAACGTGCGCCTATGTGTGGTGTTCCTCATCATTCGGTGTCAGGATATATCGGCAAACTTACAAGTTTGGGATATAAAGTAGCCATCTGCGAACAGGTGGAAGACCTTAAGGACAAAAAGGGGATAGTAAAAAGAGAAATAGTAAGAGTTATTACACCGGGAACAGTTACCGATACTGATGTGCTAAGTGAAAAGAGCAATAACTTTTTATGCTCAGTATACGGCGATGAAAAAGGCGTGTGTATGGTTTTTTCTGATGTTTCAACAGGTGAACTTGATATTATAAATCCCATTATGGAAAGCGAATATGCCTACAAGATAATAAGCGAACTTTCTAAATATTCCCCAAAAGAAATTCTTATAAATAAAAAGTTAGCACAAAATGAAAAACTTTTAAAAGAAATCAGTTTAAGATACTCCCCGTATATAAATTCTATTGACGAAGAAGATTATGATAATAATAACGGTATTAAGATTATAAAGAGTAAATTTACCGATTATGAACTTGGAAAAACAAATATATTAAATTATAAGCAGTCGGTTAACGCTCTTTCTAAAATGATAGAATACCTTTGCGAAACTCAGTTTAACGAGCTTAAGCACGTTAGTAAATTTGAATGTTATAATGAAGAAGATTTTGCCCATATTGATATTTCCACTAAAAGAAATTTAGAACTTACAGGCACTTTAAGGGATAACAATAAACAGGGGTCGCTTATTGGTATACTTGATAAAACCTCTACCTCTATGGGTGCAAGGCTTCTTAAACAATATATTGAAATGCCTCTTAAATCTTATGTTCATATTGCCCTAAGACACGGAGCAGTAGAAGAACTTTTAGAAAAAAGAGAGGTAAGAGAAGAAATAATAAAGAAACTAGATTTTGTATACGATATTGAAAGACTTGCCTCAAGGGTTTCATATAAAAGCGCTAACGGAAGAGATTTGGTTGCCTTAAGAAAATCTTTTGGCTGTGTACCTGAAATTAGAAGCATACTATCAAAGTGTACAAGCACACTCTTAAAAGAAATATATGAAGAACTTGACCCTTTAACTGACGGAGTGGATATATTAGACCGTGCCCTTAATGAAGCACAACCCCTTTCGGTAAAAGAGGGTGGTCTTATAAAAGACGGTTATAATGAAAAGTTAGACGAACTTCGCCGTGCTATGAGAGAGGGCAAGGAATGGATTTTACAGATAGAAAATCAGGAAAGAGAAAAAACAGGAATTAAAAATCTTAAAATAAGTTTTAATAAAGTATTCGGCTATTATATTGAAGTAACAAAATCATACTTAAATATGGTGCCTGACTACTTTGTGAGAAAACAGACTCTTGCAAACTGCGAAAGATATATAACCTCAAAGTTAAAGGATATTGAAAGCCTTGTTATCGGTGCAGAAGATAAAAGTATTAACCTTGAGTATGAACTCTTTGCCGAAATAAGAGAAGAAATGTATAAAAGATTGGAAAGAATTCAGAAAACTGCCAAAGCACTGGCAAAACTTGATGTTCTTTGTTCTTTTGCAACGGTTGCCTTTAAAAACCATTATGTTAAACCAACTCTGTCTTCTGACGGAAAGATTATCATAAAAGAGGGAAGACATCCTGTGGTTGAAAAGGTTGTTACAACAGGCGCATTTATCCCTAATGATACATATCTTGATATGACTGATAATATATTTTCCATTATCACAGGGCCTAATATGGCAGGTAAATCTACCTATATGCGTCAGGTGGCTCTTATTACTTTAATGAGTCAGATTGGCTCATTCGTTCCCGCAAGAAGCGCTACTCTTCCTGTTGTGGATAAGATATTTACAAGAGTAGGAGCATCGGATGACCTTGCTTCAGGTCAGTCTACCTTTATGGTGGAAATGAGCGAAGTGTCCAATATATTAAAAAATGCCACTAAAGACAGCCTTGTTATTTTAGACGAAATAGGCAGAGGCACATCCACCTTTGACGGTCTTAGCATAGCATGGTCGGTAGTGGAATATATACTTAAAAAAATTGGAGCAAAAACTCTTTTTGCAACTCATTATCACGAACTTACCGTTCTTGAAGAAAAATTAAAAGGTGTTAAAAATTATCAGGTCGCAGTTAAAAAAAGAGGCGATGATATAACTTTTTTAAGAAAAATTATTGAGGGTGGCACTGATGACAGTTACGGTATAGAAGTTGCCCTTCTTGCAGGAGTGCCTAATGATGTTGTAAAAAGAGCAAGAGAAATAGTAAAAGTTTTAGAAAGCAAAGACCTTGCTATTGATGAAATTACTTTAAAAAATATGCCTGAGCCAAAAAAAGAGGATGACACTCAGATTGGCTTTGTAAATATGGCAAATGATAATATAGTTAAAACCTTAAAGGGAATAGATGTTACCACTCTTACTCCCGTTGAGGCACTTAACATTCTTTACGATTTAAGTAATAAAGTTAAGGAGTTATAA
- the mutL gene encoding DNA mismatch repair endonuclease MutL, with amino-acid sequence MSRINVLSSQLSNMIAAGEVLERPSSAVKELVENSIDAGADRIIVEIEDGGKTLIKVTDNGSGMTREDAQTCFLRHATSKISTKEDLENIITLGFRGEALASIAAVSEVILETRVKENITGTRVHIKAGEIIDVSDVGCNVGTVITIKNLFFNTPVRMKFLKSDTTEASYITEIMEKLIIARPDISFLFIKNKKECLYSAGDNNEFSNLLNIYSKDICDNLIKIDYKEDYITIKGYLGNEKILRSNRKNQIFFVNGRVVKNRIFYSATDEALKEKVMVSKYPFIILDITVNPEEVDVNVHPTKAEVKFSDDRFIYNHIYNAIYSSSKVSGMEDESKNIEPLKEEYEKMSFIKPTEFIEKPIKMTLREEKKEYNKEFDVVDTPKFEALVPKVKEPSKPYIVEDKKEMVVKKEEKVKDYKIIGQLFSTYVVIEKEDKIFLLDQHAAHERLLYDKIRKEYENKNIISQKLLMPRTIRLSPTEYSIAIENLEVFSGLGFDISVFSDNELAVREIPFELGINELTDTVLEIIEIIKDNKKSLITYKQEKALHTLACKSAIKANMNFSDYELEKLVDDVLNLQDANTCPHGRPLFVSYTKYEIEKHFKRIT; translated from the coding sequence ATGTCCCGAATTAATGTTCTTAGTTCACAACTTTCCAATATGATTGCAGCAGGAGAAGTTTTGGAAAGACCTTCGTCTGCAGTTAAAGAACTTGTTGAAAACTCAATAGATGCAGGTGCTGACCGTATAATAGTTGAGATAGAAGACGGTGGCAAAACTTTAATAAAGGTTACAGATAACGGGTCTGGTATGACAAGGGAAGACGCCCAAACCTGTTTTCTTCGCCATGCAACAAGTAAAATTTCAACCAAAGAAGATTTGGAAAATATTATAACTTTAGGTTTCAGGGGCGAAGCATTAGCAAGTATTGCCGCAGTGAGCGAAGTGATATTGGAAACAAGAGTAAAAGAAAATATAACGGGAACAAGAGTGCATATAAAAGCAGGAGAAATAATCGATGTTTCTGATGTTGGATGTAATGTGGGAACGGTTATTACAATTAAAAATCTCTTTTTTAACACACCTGTCAGAATGAAGTTTTTAAAATCGGATACAACTGAAGCATCCTATATTACAGAGATTATGGAAAAACTTATTATTGCAAGGCCTGATATTTCATTTCTCTTTATAAAAAATAAAAAGGAATGTTTATATTCAGCAGGGGATAACAATGAGTTTTCCAACCTTTTAAATATTTACTCAAAGGACATCTGCGATAATTTAATAAAAATAGATTACAAAGAAGACTATATCACAATAAAAGGTTATTTAGGCAACGAAAAAATACTTCGTTCCAACCGAAAAAATCAGATATTTTTTGTTAATGGAAGAGTAGTTAAAAACAGAATTTTTTACAGTGCAACAGACGAAGCCTTAAAAGAAAAGGTTATGGTATCCAAATATCCTTTTATAATACTTGATATAACTGTTAACCCTGAAGAAGTGGATGTTAATGTTCATCCTACCAAAGCAGAAGTTAAATTTTCAGACGACAGATTTATCTATAACCATATTTATAATGCCATATATTCATCTTCCAAAGTTTCGGGAATGGAAGATGAAAGTAAAAATATTGAACCTTTAAAAGAAGAATATGAAAAAATGTCATTTATTAAACCGACAGAGTTTATAGAAAAACCTATTAAAATGACATTAAGGGAAGAAAAAAAGGAATATAACAAAGAGTTTGATGTGGTTGATACACCGAAATTTGAAGCGCTTGTTCCAAAGGTAAAAGAGCCTTCAAAACCTTATATCGTTGAAGATAAGAAAGAAATGGTTGTAAAAAAAGAAGAAAAAGTAAAAGATTATAAAATAATAGGCCAACTGTTTTCAACATATGTGGTAATAGAAAAAGAAGATAAAATATTTCTTCTTGATCAACACGCAGCCCATGAACGCCTTTTGTATGATAAAATAAGAAAAGAATATGAAAATAAAAATATCATATCCCAGAAACTTCTTATGCCACGTACAATTCGCCTGTCGCCTACTGAATATAGCATAGCGATAGAAAACCTTGAAGTTTTTTCAGGTCTTGGTTTTGATATAAGCGTGTTTTCCGATAACGAACTTGCAGTAAGGGAAATTCCTTTTGAACTTGGAATAAATGAACTTACCGATACAGTTTTGGAAATTATAGAAATAATAAAAGATAATAAAAAGAGCCTTATTACATACAAGCAGGAAAAAGCACTTCACACCCTTGCGTGTAAAAGTGCAATAAAGGCAAATATGAACTTTTCAGATTATGAACTTGAAAAACTTGTTGATGATGTTTTAAATCTTCAGGATGCAAACACCTGTCCGCACGGACGACCTCTTTTTGTGTCTTACACTAAATATGAAATTGAAAAACACTTTAAAAGGATAACATAG
- the miaA gene encoding tRNA (adenosine(37)-N6)-dimethylallyltransferase MiaA, with protein MKKIVCIAGPTGSGKTKLGIETAKKYNGEIISADSMQIYKKLNIGTAKPTEEEKEGIEHHLIDIISPCSQFSVKEFVDLANKKIDGIIKKNKLPVIVGGTGLFISSLIDNVKFSESEQDERLREELKNLAEEKGAEYLHNMLKDIDYESYLRLHPNNIRRVIRAIEIYKTTGMTMSEQIKNSKNVPSQFDVRYFGLNTRREVIYERINKRVDIMVEQGLFDEVYALYNEGIDLRYKSMQAIGYKQLIMHFEGKLTKEEAIDLIKQESRRYAKRQLTWFRRDERIIWIDIEKYNTPELQLEFIEKYI; from the coding sequence ATGAAAAAAATAGTTTGTATTGCCGGGCCGACAGGGTCAGGAAAAACAAAACTCGGCATAGAAACAGCAAAAAAATATAACGGTGAAATTATTTCTGCCGATTCTATGCAAATATATAAAAAACTAAATATCGGCACAGCCAAACCAACCGAAGAAGAAAAAGAGGGAATAGAGCATCATTTAATTGATATAATCTCTCCTTGTTCTCAGTTTTCGGTAAAAGAATTTGTTGATTTAGCCAATAAAAAAATAGACGGTATAATTAAAAAAAATAAACTCCCTGTTATAGTAGGGGGCACAGGCCTTTTTATATCCTCTCTTATTGATAATGTTAAGTTTTCAGAAAGTGAGCAGGATGAAAGATTAAGGGAAGAACTTAAGAATTTAGCAGAAGAAAAAGGCGCCGAATATCTTCATAATATGTTAAAAGACATAGATTACGAGTCATATTTAAGGCTTCATCCGAACAATATAAGAAGAGTTATAAGAGCAATAGAAATTTATAAAACAACAGGGATGACAATGAGTGAGCAGATAAAAAACTCAAAGAATGTTCCGTCCCAGTTTGATGTAAGATATTTTGGACTTAACACAAGGCGCGAAGTTATATATGAGCGTATAAACAAAAGAGTGGATATTATGGTTGAACAAGGTCTTTTTGATGAAGTTTACGCTTTGTATAATGAAGGGATAGATTTAAGGTATAAATCTATGCAGGCAATAGGCTATAAACAACTTATAATGCACTTTGAAGGGAAGTTAACAAAAGAAGAAGCCATAGACCTTATAAAGCAGGAGTCAAGAAGATATGCCAAAAGGCAGTTAACCTGGTTTAGAAGAGATGAGAGAATTATCTGGATAGATATAGAAAAATACAATACGCCAGAGTTACAACTTGAATTTATAGAAAAATATATATAA